The genomic stretch TAAAAGTTAATTCTAAATCGTTATTAATTTCTTCAAAAACAATTTTATTACCAAAAGTATTTTTATAAATATTTCTTGTTATATCATACAAACCAGCTTGTCTCTCAGAAAAAGGTTCCCAGAGTTTTGTGCTTTCTTGCGCTATAATTCTAAAAATAGTTTTACAACCTGTTGTTTCTGCTAAGGCTGTAATTTTATCGTCTGTATAATAAGGAAATAAAGCATATTGAGCATTTTTTCTACCAGCAGTTAAGCCACCATTACTCGACACAAACATCCAATGATTTGAATCTGACACAATAGTCATAAAAAAAGGACGCATTGTATGTGTGTTTTCAATCTTATAAAAAGACTCTTTTCCTATAGTTACTAATTTTCCGTTATTAGTTACTGTTGGTTTATCTTTAAAAACAGTGCTCATTTACTTCTTTTTTTGATTAATTAATTTTAAAATTTGATATAAAAATCTTGCATTCAAAATTTTAAGAATGTATTATTTTAGATCTAAATACCGATTGTTAACTTATTTAAAGCTACTTATAAAAGTTTTTATTTATTGAAATACTTTGATGTAATCTACCTCCATTACATCTTCTGTAAAAGCAGGATCTACGTCACCACCAAGTGTACCTCCCATGGCAACATTCATTATAAAAAAGAAATCTGCATTAAAAGGTAAAGAAGCATCATTCTCTAGTGTATGGTACGCTACATTGTCTATAGAAAATTTAATTTCATTTTCAGACCAATCTATCGTGTACACATGAAATTCTGTTGTCGATGTTGGTAAACTCGTAGACATAGATGGTCCGCCACCAGCAAAATTACCTGGATAATGTATGGTACTTAAAACAGTATTTTTGTCGTTTCCTTTTTGTTCCATGATATCCATTTCTCCTGCATTTGGCCAACCAACAGAATTAAAGTTAGCTCCTAACATCCAAATTGCAGGCCATGTACCTTGCGATGCAGGTAGTTTAGCTCTAATTTCAAATCTTCCGTAAGTAAACTCTTGTAATCCTTCCGATTTTAATCTAGCAGAAGTGTAACCCGTACCATTTTTCTTTGCTTTAATTTTTAAACTTCCGTTTTCTACAATTACATTTTCTGCATTGTTTGTATATGTTTGAAGCTCGTTATTTCCCCAGCCACCTGCACCTAAATCATAAGTCCAGTTTGCAGCATTTGGTGCTCCATCAGTATTAAAATCATCTTCCCAAACTAAATTTGTAAAAGCAGAAGTTGTTGCAGAACCTGGTTTTACTGTTGTAAATTTAAAATACCAAGCTAAATTAGGATCTACACCATCTAAAGTTCTAACATACATTTCTGTTTCAGAAATTTCTAAAATTTCGAAACTAGTAGAACTAACATAATATGCCATAAAACCGCCGTTAGAAAAATTCATTTGTGTACCTCTTGGTTGAAAAGCAGGATCTGCTACTAATGACCAATCTTCTGATGAAGGTGCTAATGAAACATTACTATCGAATGAAGTATCAAACGTAAAACATTCATCTCCGTTCGCGCCAGAACCACCAACAACTGTTTGGTGTGCTGCATTTCCGTTGAAAAAAGTTTCTCCTTTATTATCTAAAGCATACGTCATCGAGCCATCTTCATTAATTGTAAATGTTAACTCATCGTCTGAATAACAGTCGTTTGTTGTACCTGCAGCTGCTGCAAAAAATGCTGGATAATAGTATTGGCTTGGTCCGCCATTAATTTGAATATCAAACGCTAAAGAAGGGCCAACACCTAAAGCTCCATCAACAGTGTTGTCGATATACCAAGTTTTAGAAACTGGCGTTGTAACTTCTAAAATATCGTTACCAGCAGCATCTTTAGATAAAGGTGCACCAGATAAAAAAGATCTTGCTTGAATATCATCAAAGGCACTAAAAACCTCTAAAAGTACTGTAGAAGATGATGAAACACCACCTTTACCAGATGCAATAATTGTTACATTATATGTATTTACACCAGTTTTTGTAAATCTGTGCTCTACTTCTCCGCTAGAAGAAGCCACTTTATCAGATCCATCACCAAAATTGTAAATATAACTTACTGCATTGTTTGCAGTGGCTTTAAATTTTACAATTCCAGATCCATCACCATAAACATTGGTATCATCTTTTCCTATAATTTCATTTTGAATATTAATATTACTAGGAACTGTTATTTGACCAAATTCTTGATCTTCTTCTTGACAACTAAATAGTGTTATTGTCAATGAAAATAATAGTATATATTTTAATGTTTTCATTTTTATATTTTTATAAAGTTATCTTTTAGATTTAATTACTAGATAATGAAACATTATCAATATTTACTTGCCCTACAGCTGCACCTAAATCAAAAATTACTCTGGCATCTGTTGCACCAAAATCTGTTGCTGTTAAGGTTACACTATAAGTTGTTACTTCTGTTGTAATGTTTACAGTTTCTGATGTGTTAGACCAAGGTGCTGCACTTAAACCAATACCGGCAATAATTGGTCTATTTACATCAGACCAAGCATCAAAAGTTAATGTGTATGTGTTCCCTTGAACTATTTCTACCTTCTGACTTAAGTTTACATCATAAGGATTACCAGCAGCTGTTACATTAACAGAATAATACGTATTGCCATTATCTGTAACTACTGGTGCAGATGAGCTGTCATCTACTCCTATTAACCAAGATTCGCTTCCGTTTTCAAAATCTGAATTATTTAAAACGTTTCCTTTTCCCACTATTAATGATACGTTATCAATATTTACCAAACCAACTGCTGCACCAATATCAAAAATTACTCTCGCATCTATTGCCCCAAACTCTGTAGCCATAAGTGTAATTGAATATGTTGATCTTGTTGGCGTAATGTTAACCGTTTCTGTAGTATTAGACCAAGGTGAAGCACTTAAACCAATACCGGCAATTATTGGTCTATTTACGTCTGACCAAGCATCAAAAGTTAATGTGTAAGTATTACCTTGAATAATTTCTACTTTCTGACTTAAGTTTACGTCATAAGGATTTCCTGCAGCTGTTACATTTACAGAATAATATGTATTACCATTATCTGTTACTACTGGTGCAGAAGAGTTATCATCAACACCAACTAACCAAGCTTCACTTCCGTTTTCAAAATCTCCGTTTGTTAATAAACCGTCATTAAAAGTAGTTGAAGCATCTGGTTCTTTATAGAAATAGAAATTATCTATATAAACTACATTCGAAATGCCATCAGAATCAATTAAAATTTGAGTAATCTTATTTTTATTTGCCAGATCACCGCCGTCAAAACCTGTAATATCTAAATCTATACTTTGCCAAGAACCACCAACGGTTGTACCTAAAGATTCTTCATCTTCACCTCCGTCTACTGTGTTTACTATTTTAACCAACAACTCATTTGTAGCGTCATTTGGCACCCAATAATCTATGTGTAATTTTTCCATAGAAGATACATCAATACCGCTATCGTAATTGGTAACCATACCCACAAAATCTAAGTTTGTTAGTTTCCAAACATTGTTATTATCTATTGTAATTGCTTCGAAACCAGAAGAAGACCAAGTTGTAGGTAATTCGTTTAATGTTACATCGGTATAAGCATCACTAAAAATCGAAACAACGTCTTCTGCTTTTCTATTCTTCGGATTTGGTGCCGCTTCTAATGGCGCTAAAATTTCTGTTACTGTAAATTCTTCTGTATATTCTAAAGTTGCAATTGCCGCACCTTTTGCTACAATTTTAATTGAATAATCACCCGCTTCTTTATAAAGGTAAGAAATAGTTTCACCTATATTACCAGAAACTGGTTCTGTTGCATTTACTTCACCTGAATAAAAATCGAACATTGATGCAAAATCTGCATTTACCGTAATATTTACTTGTTTAGATATGGCTGCATCATTTTCTAAAACTACAACTATATTCTGAGGTGCTTTAAATGAAACTACTAATTGTTGTATGGCTTCAGTTTTATCTCCGTTTAAATTATAAGCAACAATTTTTACATCGTGCGTACCTTCTGTATAAACATTAGATGCACTTTCGCCTTGTTCTAAATTAACAGGCGTAGTAGTATCTGCATCAAAATAAACATCGTAATTAGTTGCTCCTTCTGCATTTGGCGTAATTGTAACTTCGCCAGTATTATCTTGCTTTATATTATAATTAGCTGTAACATTTGTTGGTGCTGATATATTATCTGCAAAAGAAAGGTCGTTTAAATTATCTGTACACGCTGTAAACAAGATCAACACGATAAAGAATCTATATATATTATTTATTTTTTTCATCTTTTAACTATTAATTGTATCCTTGATTTTGAGACCAACGATTACCTGTTAATTGAATTTCTATTGCCGGAATTGGAAACAGCTCATTTTTACCCGTTTGAAAACCAGAAATATTCGCTGCTGCTTCTCCCGTTCTTACTAAATCGAAAAATCGATGCCCTTCACCAGCTAATTCTAATCTTCTTTCATTAAAGATAATAGCTGTTAAATTTGCTCCTGTTTCTGAGATATTGTGTAACATATCTCCAAAAGCACGTTGCCTTACTAAATTTAAATACTCTAAAGCCTTAGCATCATTTGCCGATGGTTTTCTATTATGAGCTTCTGCAGCCATTAACAAAACATCTGCAAAACGAATTGCTCTGTAATTATTTGGATTTGTTAAATTTCTATCGGCTTGTGCATCTGTACCTCTTTTTCTTGGTAAATATTTTTTATTAAAATAACCAGTATGTTCGAAACCAGTATTAAATTCTGCTCCTGTTTGAGTTGCCC from Polaribacter marinaquae encodes the following:
- a CDS encoding glycoside hydrolase family 16 protein, with amino-acid sequence MKTLKYILLFSLTITLFSCQEEDQEFGQITVPSNINIQNEIIGKDDTNVYGDGSGIVKFKATANNAVSYIYNFGDGSDKVASSSGEVEHRFTKTGVNTYNVTIIASGKGGVSSSSTVLLEVFSAFDDIQARSFLSGAPLSKDAAGNDILEVTTPVSKTWYIDNTVDGALGVGPSLAFDIQINGGPSQYYYPAFFAAAAGTTNDCYSDDELTFTINEDGSMTYALDNKGETFFNGNAAHQTVVGGSGANGDECFTFDTSFDSNVSLAPSSEDWSLVADPAFQPRGTQMNFSNGGFMAYYVSSTSFEILEISETEMYVRTLDGVDPNLAWYFKFTTVKPGSATTSAFTNLVWEDDFNTDGAPNAANWTYDLGAGGWGNNELQTYTNNAENVIVENGSLKIKAKKNGTGYTSARLKSEGLQEFTYGRFEIRAKLPASQGTWPAIWMLGANFNSVGWPNAGEMDIMEQKGNDKNTVLSTIHYPGNFAGGGPSMSTSLPTSTTEFHVYTIDWSENEIKFSIDNVAYHTLENDASLPFNADFFFIMNVAMGGTLGGDVDPAFTEDVMEVDYIKVFQ
- a CDS encoding carbohydrate binding domain-containing protein codes for the protein MKKINNIYRFFIVLILFTACTDNLNDLSFADNISAPTNVTANYNIKQDNTGEVTITPNAEGATNYDVYFDADTTTPVNLEQGESASNVYTEGTHDVKIVAYNLNGDKTEAIQQLVVSFKAPQNIVVVLENDAAISKQVNITVNADFASMFDFYSGEVNATEPVSGNIGETISYLYKEAGDYSIKIVAKGAAIATLEYTEEFTVTEILAPLEAAPNPKNRKAEDVVSIFSDAYTDVTLNELPTTWSSSGFEAITIDNNNVWKLTNLDFVGMVTNYDSGIDVSSMEKLHIDYWVPNDATNELLVKIVNTVDGGEDEESLGTTVGGSWQSIDLDITGFDGGDLANKNKITQILIDSDGISNVVYIDNFYFYKEPDASTTFNDGLLTNGDFENGSEAWLVGVDDNSSAPVVTDNGNTYYSVNVTAAGNPYDVNLSQKVEIIQGNTYTLTFDAWSDVNRPIIAGIGLSASPWSNTTETVNITPTRSTYSITLMATEFGAIDARVIFDIGAAVGLVNIDNVSLIVGKGNVLNNSDFENGSESWLIGVDDSSSAPVVTDNGNTYYSVNVTAAGNPYDVNLSQKVEIVQGNTYTLTFDAWSDVNRPIIAGIGLSAAPWSNTSETVNITTEVTTYSVTLTATDFGATDARVIFDLGAAVGQVNIDNVSLSSN